CCAAAAAGAATGTTTAGAGCCTCTTAATAGTGAATAAAAAGATCAAACCTTCTAAAAAGGGTTTGATCTTTTTATTCATTACTTATAAATTTGTTCATACCACGTTTTAGCTTCCATTATCTCTTCCCTTGTTAACTGGTGTCCAGCTTGCCCCCAGTGTTCTGTTACTTGTGCATTTGCATTTCTTAACACTTCAGCAAGTTCTTTTGTTTCTGCCTGCGGAATTAATGGATCGTTAACTCCAGCCCCTATGAATACAGGTGTATTATTTAAATCAGGTACTTCTACCCCTCTTCTAGGTACCATGGCATGAAGTAAAACAGCACCATTCAATGCTTGTTTATAATGATACATTAAGCTTGCTGCGATATTTGCTCCATTTGAATAGCCTATTGCTAAAACGCGATTGCGGTCAAATTTGTATTTTTCAGCTGCTTCTCCAATAAATTGATGCAGTTCATCTGTACGAAAAACCAAGTCCTCTTCATCAAAAACACCTTCTGATAAACGACGAAAAAAGCGAGGCATTCCATTTTCCAAAACATTTCCTTTTACACCAAGTATGGAAGCAGTAGGAGCGATCATTTCCGCAATCGGAAGTAAATCACGTTCATTTCCGCCAGTGCCATGGAGTAGTAATAGAGTTGGTTCGTTTTGATCTTTTCCTTCTATAAATATATGTTGCAATGTATCCATCTCCTAAATCCTTAAGATTCCATTGTATATAATGGTTTTAATTTTGCTTCTATTTCATTTCTTTGTGATTCAAAATATGGAGGCAGTGCAAGGTGTTCTCCCAGATGTTCAAAGTCCTCGTCACCTTCAAAGCCAGGTCCGTCTGTTGCAAGCTCAAACAAAATTCCATTAGGTTCTCTAAAGTATAAAGAACGGAAATAATATCGTTCTACGAAACCAGAATTCGGCAAGTGACTTTCTTTTAACAATTTCACCCACTTGTTTAGCTCTTCTTCATCTTCAACACGGAAGGCAACATGGTGGACGCTTCCTCGCCCTGGTCTTTCACGACTGCTCTCGTTGTCCTCAATTAAATGAATTTCTGCACCAGTACCACCTTCACCAGTTTCAAATACCCGAACTTTTTTCTGATCATTTTGTCTAACATATCCTGTTAATTCTCGAAATCCCATTAAATCTGTTAAAATATTAGCTGTTCGTTCTGGCCTTGAAACAGTTAACTCAACAGGGCCAAGCCCAATAATTCCCTTTTCAACGGGAACCGGGCTCTTATCCCAAGGCTTTCCTCCAGCAACGCCTCTATTGTTTTCATCCGAAATCAGAATTAAACGTTGGCCTTCCTTATCTCTAAAAGAAAGACTAGAGCGACCATTAACAACTTGTATTTCATCATGATCTACATCAAATTGCTCGAGACGGTCCTTCCAGTATTGGAGTGCCTGATCATCAATCACTCGTAAGGAAGTAGCAGTGATGCTATTCGTACCAGGATAAGTTCGACCTGCACGAGGAATTTCAAAAAAGGTCAAATCTGTCCCTGGATTCCCCCGTTCATCAGCATAAAATAAATGATATACAGAGGTATCATCTTGGTTAACTGTTTTCTTAACCAGCCTTAAACCTAATACTTTTGTATAAAAAGTATAATTATCCTTTGCATTAGCTGTTATAGCAGAAACATGATGAATTCCTTTTAAAGGTTTTATCGTCATGAGAGAACTTCCTTTCTAAATCTAACATAATATCTCGAATTCAAGATAATTATAATAAAAATAAATAAGATCGTCAAATAATCTACATATATGTAAAAGCGCGTAAAATACAAATCAACAGCCCTCAATTCACCACAAGCCAAAATAAAAAACTGTAGGCAAGCACGATTAATATCGAGTTTGTCTACAGTCTTAAAAGTTAACGACCAATCGTTAACCTCTTGTTTCTTATTGCTGGATATATTGTCTGTTTTGTTGTTGCTGCTGATAACTTCTGTAGTTAGGAATGTGACGCTGTTCTGCTTGATTGTAAGAATGTACAGTTTGGTTTGGAACTTGTTGATAAGAAGTTGTTTGGTTATATGCAACACCATTAGATAATTCTTGTTGCATTTGATTGCAAACATTTAAAATTTGCTGACATTGTTGTAATGCTTGGTTATGTCCTTGTAAGCTTTGTTGAATCATTTGAGTTGCTTGTTGTTCTCTTTGTAATAATTGTTGCAGCATTTGTACATTTTGTTGTTCTTGTTGAAGCATTTGTTTATATTGTTGGCTACCTTGTTGTGTTTGCTGAATAAGCTGTTGAACTACTTGACGACACTCATTTATTTGTTGCATTGCATGTTGTTGTGTATGCATAAATAATCCCTCCAGTTTTAATAAGTTTGTTGTTGATTACTATATAGAGCATTTGGTTGATAGCTGTTAAGTAATGCTTTTGTTGTTGTTTGGTCAAACGTTGGTACTTGGTAATAACCTCTTTGATTCATATAATTCCATGTCTCGTATGCTTGATCCGCACAATTTTTTGACCCCTGAATCATTATTTCTCTTAGTTTGGAATCTGTAAATTCTAATGCAGCATGCATTTTTGATACTGCAGACGCCTTGTGAGTTCCAAGCATAGCAGACGAAATATCTTTATCGTTTAATTGATTAATCGATGCGTTTGGTGATTCTGGTACACTATTTCTGTTCATTCCGTATGTTGGTGTTGCACCAATGTTTGATTTTACACTAGGTAATGATCCAACATTTGCTTTTTGTTGGAGTGCATTTACAACAGCATTGTATTCATTAGTCATAAATGAAAGCTGATTTTGTAAAATGTTCTGTAAGTATTGATCTTGACAATGTGGTTGTAAAAGCTGAAATTGATTGATTGCATTCACCATACAACTTAGTATCTCATGACATTCCATTAATTCATGAGCACCAATATTTACTGAATTCGATTGTCTTGGCAAGATGTTATCCTCCTTAAAACATTTTTTGAAGCCAAATTTAAACTACCACTATTGATCGTAAATTATTCAGCTGAATTTTCTTAAATATTATTTATGAACATAGAAAAACCCAGATTTTCATCTGGGTTTTTTAAGAAAATTTATATATAAAATGTCCGTTCGGTTTTAATTGAATGGTTATCTTACCATGGTCTTCAATCTTTCTCGTTAAAAAGAAGTGCAGGCCATTCCATTCTAATGACCATTCTATAGGAGCACTAGCACGTAGATGCATTAGCTGCATTTTGTAAATATCGTAATTATATGAAAAAGAGAATTCACCTTCAACGATTGAATACCATAAACCTTTTAGATAATTTATCGCTTCAGCTGATTGCTTTGAATTAATAATTTCGTTTACTGATCTATAATGCACTTTCTTCCCCTCGCTCTCTATTACAAGATTAGATGAATTAGAGGAGAAAAACTATGCTAAAATGTTACCAATGTTATTTTTTGATTCATTGATTGGTCTTGATTCACTTATGACGCATGGCTATTTTCGATAGATTCTTCTTGGTCACGATCCATTTCCTTGATAGGAGATTTTTTATAACGTCCAATTATCGTACTCGCGACAAAAATACAAAAGATTGAGAGAATAGCTCTCTCCCAACCAACTAAAGCTAGAGCAAATAAGATAATAATAGAGTCACATACAAAAAGAACTAAGCCTCTATTTATTCCGAATTTTTTATCAATATATAAGCCTAGTATATGAATTCCACCTAGTGAAGATCCGTTATTCAATACAAATGTCACTCCAATGCCAATTAAAAGACCGGCAATAATAGCAGCAATAATTGCATTTATCTCAAAGACAGGAATAATGATGTCAAACCATTCGCGAATTAGAGAAATTCCGGTAATTGATAATAAGCTTGAAATAGTAAACCACTTACCAAGTTCTTGAATAGAGATGATGAAGAAAGGCAGATTCACAACAAAAAACAGTGAACCCCAAGAGAAGGTTGTAAGATATGATAGAATAGTTGCAATTCCAGCAGTTCCTCCAAAGGTTAAATTATTATCTGATAATAATTTAATTCCTAAAGAGGTTAAAACTAGCCCAACTAAAACAAGAATCAGCTTTTTCGTTATATTCATAATTATCCCCCGATCATTGTTATCCAATAATAACTTATCGCAAAGACTTGACAAGGTCAATGGCTTGAAAAGTATTCCGAATCTTACGTTTTTTCCGAACAAAAAAAGATCTTATTTCTCGGGTAAAAGAAATGTACCTCCAAGAAAAAAGATCTCTTAAATCTATTAAACTATTAAAACATTGGAACTGGTGGGTCTATCGCTAGAACTGGTTGTCCATTTATTGTAAACCAAATATAATAATGATCTATTTCAATATCTAGGTGATTTTCTATTTTTTGTATAATCTCTTCTTGAACTTGAAAGCTAATTGAAGCTGTTTTATCACCTAAGGGTATATTTTTCAGCCCTAACAAATCTGCAATATATCTAGCATCCTCATATGAGACTTCAACCTGCTGATCATATTCTGATAAATAAGCAGCTTGAACAGGAGAAAATGTTAAAATTATGGCTAATGAGATCGCTGTAAATAAAGTTATCCAATATTTCATCTTTATCACCTCCTTTTAAGTTTGTAAATGAGCAAACACATCTACAATATCAGGATGATAAAAACTACCTTTGTTTTTCTTTAATTCATGAACAGCCTCTTCCTTTGTTCTAGCTTTTTGATAGGGACGATTACTAGTAATGGCATCATATGCATCAACCACTGATATAATTGAAGCTTTAATATCAATCTCGTCCTTTGATAATCCATATGGATAACCTCTTCCATCGTATCGCTCATGATGCTGTTCAACAATTTTTCCGGCATTTACTAATAACGGCAATTTTGTTTCTTCCAAAACCATACGTCCATAAATAGTATGCTTCTTCATGATATCCCACTCATCGGTAGTTAATTTCCCTGGTTTTTGTAGAATGTTTAATGGAATTATTATTTTTCCAACATCATGAAAAAAAGAAGCCATGTTTAGTTGTAATAAGTCATTTGAATTTAAGCCTATTTCTTCTCCAACCTGCATAGCAAGGTTTGCAATTCTTGCACAATGATCCCCTGTATACCCATCTTTCTCTTCTATAGAAACAGCAAGCTTAACCAATTGTCTTGATACATTACTATAGCGATGAAAAATAGGCTGTGAAGTAACATAGATAAATTCTGTAGGACCAATTGATTGGAAAACATAATGTTCAGTTATTGGTAATCTGTAAAAAGAATCGCCGGTTTTATAAGCCTTAAAACTACCATCTTCCATTTGAAGCTTCAGCTGACCATTTACGATAAATAAATACTCAAGTGCAGACCAGCCCGCTTCAGGCTCAAGTGCCCATCTAGTATCAGGTTCAAGCTGATGGTGAATAATTTCCGTTTGATCACCCGACGCAATAAGAGAAATGGTTAAACCCTTCATCTTTACTGACTCGATAAAATCAGTTTTATTTGCAAAGCAAGTCATAGAATCCTCACCTTATAATTAATTTAACTAAACTATTATAATGAATAATTTTGAAATAAAATAGATGGTTTTTATAAAATGAAGATAGTACCAATTTAGGAAGTAAAAATCCAAAGCTTAAGAAGAATTGTTCGATAACGGTTTCACCAGCAAACGAAAAAGAAGCAAGGAATCTTCTGTCCCCTGCTTCTTATACCTATTCTATTTTCTCCGG
This genomic stretch from Metabacillus sp. B2-18 harbors:
- a CDS encoding 8-amino-7-oxononanoate synthase — protein: MKYWITLFTAISLAIILTFSPVQAAYLSEYDQQVEVSYEDARYIADLLGLKNIPLGDKTASISFQVQEEIIQKIENHLDIEIDHYYIWFTINGQPVLAIDPPVPMF
- a CDS encoding HD-GYP domain-containing protein — encoded protein: MTCFANKTDFIESVKMKGLTISLIASGDQTEIIHHQLEPDTRWALEPEAGWSALEYLFIVNGQLKLQMEDGSFKAYKTGDSFYRLPITEHYVFQSIGPTEFIYVTSQPIFHRYSNVSRQLVKLAVSIEEKDGYTGDHCARIANLAMQVGEEIGLNSNDLLQLNMASFFHDVGKIIIPLNILQKPGKLTTDEWDIMKKHTIYGRMVLEETKLPLLVNAGKIVEQHHERYDGRGYPYGLSKDEIDIKASIISVVDAYDAITSNRPYQKARTKEEAVHELKKNKGSFYHPDIVDVFAHLQT
- a CDS encoding spore coat protein, whose amino-acid sequence is MPRQSNSVNIGAHELMECHEILSCMVNAINQFQLLQPHCQDQYLQNILQNQLSFMTNEYNAVVNALQQKANVGSLPSVKSNIGATPTYGMNRNSVPESPNASINQLNDKDISSAMLGTHKASAVSKMHAALEFTDSKLREIMIQGSKNCADQAYETWNYMNQRGYYQVPTFDQTTTKALLNSYQPNALYSNQQQTY
- a CDS encoding ring-cleaving dioxygenase, which codes for MTIKPLKGIHHVSAITANAKDNYTFYTKVLGLRLVKKTVNQDDTSVYHLFYADERGNPGTDLTFFEIPRAGRTYPGTNSITATSLRVIDDQALQYWKDRLEQFDVDHDEIQVVNGRSSLSFRDKEGQRLILISDENNRGVAGGKPWDKSPVPVEKGIIGLGPVELTVSRPERTANILTDLMGFRELTGYVRQNDQKKVRVFETGEGGTGAEIHLIEDNESSRERPGRGSVHHVAFRVEDEEELNKWVKLLKESHLPNSGFVERYYFRSLYFREPNGILFELATDGPGFEGDEDFEHLGEHLALPPYFESQRNEIEAKLKPLYTMES
- a CDS encoding alpha/beta hydrolase, which encodes MQHIFIEGKDQNEPTLLLLHGTGGNERDLLPIAEMIAPTASILGVKGNVLENGMPRFFRRLSEGVFDEEDLVFRTDELHQFIGEAAEKYKFDRNRVLAIGYSNGANIAASLMYHYKQALNGAVLLHAMVPRRGVEVPDLNNTPVFIGAGVNDPLIPQAETKELAEVLRNANAQVTEHWGQAGHQLTREEIMEAKTWYEQIYK
- a CDS encoding YitT family protein — its product is MNITKKLILVLVGLVLTSLGIKLLSDNNLTFGGTAGIATILSYLTTFSWGSLFFVVNLPFFIISIQELGKWFTISSLLSITGISLIREWFDIIIPVFEINAIIAAIIAGLLIGIGVTFVLNNGSSLGGIHILGLYIDKKFGINRGLVLFVCDSIIILFALALVGWERAILSIFCIFVASTIIGRYKKSPIKEMDRDQEESIENSHAS